A single region of the Acuticoccus sediminis genome encodes:
- a CDS encoding TRAP transporter small permease, with amino-acid sequence MTSPAKRFERAALALSSILLAVLFALLLTDVVLRALRIEFFWGSEGGGVLMAWIIVLALPMVTRTRSHIATDFIAALLPPRGGIALRIAGHVLMLAYLGTLVWLCADLAERNFLGGVRSQGILRLPVAYVQFGIVAGLVLVMVSQVLLLVEDARALVTRGAPS; translated from the coding sequence GTGACTTCGCCCGCCAAACGGTTCGAGAGGGCGGCGCTCGCGCTGTCCTCCATCCTTCTCGCGGTCCTCTTCGCGCTGCTCTTGACCGACGTCGTCCTGCGCGCGCTCAGGATCGAGTTCTTCTGGGGGAGCGAGGGCGGCGGCGTGCTGATGGCGTGGATCATCGTCCTCGCCCTCCCGATGGTGACACGCACCCGCAGCCACATCGCGACCGACTTCATCGCCGCCCTGCTGCCGCCGCGCGGCGGGATCGCGCTGAGGATCGCCGGCCACGTCCTGATGCTCGCCTATCTCGGCACTCTGGTGTGGCTCTGCGCCGACCTTGCCGAGCGCAACTTCCTCGGCGGGGTGCGTTCGCAGGGGATCCTGCGCCTGCCCGTCGCCTACGTGCAGTTCGGCATCGTCGCCGGCCTCGTCCTCGTCATGGTGAGCCAGGTGCTGCTGCTCGTCGAGGACGCCCGGGCGCTGGTCACGCGGGGTGCGCCGTCATGA
- a CDS encoding TRAP transporter substrate-binding protein — protein MRTWIHLATAAALWASAGTAGAADFNWRFVGVNPASHEYSKLLIESFKRIEERTGGALSIEFVTYGETPYKAVDALTLVRDGLIEMTEWVPAYNASTYPLLAGPQLPFLMKELLSVEDFQKATDAAWQTETIASYKDGILGDHGAVSLATGYYDPINLWFTGTVTDMDGIVGKKVRAFSPEQAEFLSAAGASPVNISAADAYTGLQRGVIDGVFTGAAAVVAFKWNEVLKSGFATNVLLLSLDEIVSEARLNELPEDVRAVLLEEMDSVEAEIRATMPKISAAKLDQLKADGFTITTPTPELYAKFHEIAVEHVYPQWAERGGEQAKEVLADLGIELK, from the coding sequence ATGAGGACCTGGATCCATCTTGCCACCGCGGCGGCGCTCTGGGCGTCGGCGGGGACGGCCGGCGCGGCCGACTTCAACTGGCGCTTCGTCGGCGTGAACCCGGCGTCGCACGAATATTCGAAGCTCCTCATCGAGAGCTTCAAGCGCATCGAGGAGCGCACCGGCGGCGCCCTCTCGATCGAGTTCGTCACCTACGGCGAGACGCCCTACAAGGCCGTCGACGCGCTGACCCTGGTGCGCGACGGGCTCATCGAGATGACCGAGTGGGTGCCGGCCTACAACGCCTCGACCTACCCGCTGCTCGCCGGGCCGCAGCTTCCTTTCCTGATGAAGGAGCTGCTCTCGGTCGAGGACTTCCAGAAGGCGACGGACGCGGCCTGGCAGACCGAGACGATCGCCTCCTACAAGGATGGCATTCTCGGCGACCACGGCGCCGTCAGCCTCGCCACCGGCTACTACGATCCGATCAATCTGTGGTTCACCGGCACGGTCACCGACATGGACGGGATCGTCGGCAAGAAGGTGCGCGCCTTCAGTCCGGAGCAGGCCGAGTTCCTGTCCGCGGCGGGCGCCTCGCCCGTCAACATCTCCGCCGCCGACGCCTACACCGGTCTCCAGCGCGGGGTCATCGACGGCGTCTTCACGGGCGCGGCTGCGGTCGTCGCCTTCAAGTGGAACGAGGTGCTGAAGTCGGGCTTCGCCACGAACGTCCTGCTCCTGTCGCTGGACGAGATCGTCTCAGAGGCGCGGCTCAACGAGCTTCCCGAGGACGTGCGCGCGGTGCTGCTGGAGGAGATGGACAGCGTCGAGGCCGAGATCCGCGCCACCATGCCGAAGATCTCCGCCGCCAAGCTTGATCAGCTCAAGGCCGACGGCTTCACCATCACCACCCCGACGCCGGAGCTCTACGCGAAGTTCCACGAGATCGCGGTCGAGCACGTCTACCCGCAGTGGGCCGAGCGCGGCGGGGAGCAGGCCAAGGAGGTCCTCGCCGACCTCGGGATCGAGCTGAAGTAA
- a CDS encoding NtaA/DmoA family FMN-dependent monooxygenase (This protein belongs to a clade of FMN-dependent monooxygenases, within a broader family of flavin-dependent oxidoreductases, the luciferase-like monooxygenase (LMM) family, some of whose members use coenzyme F420 rather than FMN.): MAHMHLVHMFFHSPITHTALSWASPEDGQLAGMGSFGYWQDLARTLERGGFDAAFFADTPAASDQYKDGPETPITYGVVWPTHDPMPVAAVMLAATTHLGVGVTLSITGNPPFLAYRRLSTLDYMSGGRLGWNVVTGHMRAEHRAVGQDLVGHDERYDVADEFMEICNALWDSFAPGALPMDKESGILGDPSRIARVKHVGKYFRCEAVSPTLPSPQGGRPVIFQAGSSGRGMEFAVKHADGIFAIQPHLKAMRAFRERFDAAAAAGGREPIGILFGLQYVIGSTEEEARRRLEALRERVPLDAGLSRLSAPLGIDCSTLDPDQPLEEVPTEASRGMAAALVQIGSDTGRKVTVREAAIQMGLTVGLPQVVGSPEQIADALEHYWRESGGYGFNLSAATKPGMIEEFVDHVVPILRKRGLVRPEYTGSTLRENLAA; the protein is encoded by the coding sequence ATGGCCCACATGCATCTCGTGCACATGTTCTTCCACTCGCCGATCACCCACACGGCGCTGAGCTGGGCCAGTCCCGAGGACGGCCAGCTCGCCGGCATGGGCAGCTTCGGCTACTGGCAGGACCTGGCGCGCACGCTGGAGCGGGGCGGTTTCGACGCGGCCTTCTTCGCCGACACGCCCGCCGCCTCCGACCAGTACAAGGACGGTCCCGAGACGCCGATCACCTACGGCGTCGTCTGGCCGACCCACGACCCGATGCCGGTCGCGGCGGTGATGCTGGCGGCCACCACGCACCTCGGCGTCGGCGTCACCCTGTCGATCACCGGCAACCCGCCCTTCCTCGCCTACCGCCGCCTGTCGACGCTCGACTACATGAGCGGCGGGCGGCTCGGCTGGAACGTCGTCACCGGCCACATGCGGGCCGAGCACAGGGCCGTGGGGCAGGACCTCGTCGGCCATGACGAGCGCTACGACGTCGCCGACGAGTTCATGGAGATCTGCAACGCGCTGTGGGACAGCTTCGCCCCCGGCGCGCTGCCGATGGACAAGGAGTCCGGCATCCTCGGCGATCCCTCGCGGATCGCGCGGGTGAAGCATGTCGGGAAATACTTCCGCTGCGAGGCGGTCTCGCCGACCCTGCCTTCGCCGCAGGGCGGGCGGCCGGTGATCTTCCAGGCGGGGTCCTCGGGCCGCGGGATGGAGTTCGCCGTCAAGCACGCGGACGGGATCTTCGCCATCCAGCCGCACCTCAAGGCGATGCGCGCCTTCCGCGAGCGCTTCGACGCGGCGGCGGCGGCGGGCGGGCGGGAGCCCATCGGCATCCTCTTCGGCCTCCAGTACGTGATCGGCAGCACCGAGGAGGAGGCCCGGCGCCGGCTGGAGGCGCTGCGCGAGCGCGTTCCCCTAGACGCCGGCCTCAGCCGCCTGTCGGCCCCTCTCGGGATCGACTGCAGCACCCTCGACCCCGATCAGCCGCTGGAGGAGGTTCCGACCGAGGCCTCGCGCGGGATGGCCGCCGCGCTCGTCCAGATCGGCAGCGACACCGGCCGCAAGGTCACCGTGCGCGAGGCGGCGATCCAGATGGGCCTCACGGTCGGCCTGCCGCAGGTCGTCGGCTCGCCGGAGCAGATCGCCGACGCGCTGGAGCACTACTGGCGCGAAAGCGGCGGCTATGGCTTCAACCTCAGCGCGGCGACCAAGCCGGGCATGATCGAGGAATTCGTCGACCACGTCGTGCCGATCCTGCGCAAGCGCGGCCTGGTGCGGCCCGAATACACGGGCTCCACGCTCCGTGAAAACCTGGCGGCCTAA
- a CDS encoding TRAP transporter small permease, with amino-acid sequence MPRAEAMLRRVEDLLHALGCTALVVVAVLINADIISRVVGLRPLEMQFELTELYLMPSLATLSLARVFRDGGHLALEVDTPSLLGPLWPVVRRLVLAASAAFFLTVAYVSGRHAVEAFAKGSIEFGVIDWPLGWAYLPVPVGTGLLAVRLLVELVKRGAPSALATNTGGDINEI; translated from the coding sequence ATGCCGCGTGCCGAAGCGATGCTGCGCCGCGTCGAAGACCTGTTGCACGCCCTCGGCTGCACAGCGCTCGTCGTCGTCGCCGTGCTCATCAACGCCGACATCATCTCGCGTGTCGTGGGCCTGCGCCCGCTGGAGATGCAGTTCGAGCTGACCGAGCTCTACCTGATGCCGTCCCTGGCGACGCTCTCGCTCGCACGCGTGTTCCGCGACGGCGGGCACCTCGCCCTCGAGGTCGACACGCCCTCCCTCCTCGGCCCCCTCTGGCCCGTCGTCAGACGGCTCGTGCTCGCCGCGTCCGCCGCCTTCTTCCTGACGGTCGCCTACGTCTCGGGCCGGCATGCGGTCGAGGCGTTCGCCAAGGGATCCATCGAGTTCGGCGTCATCGACTGGCCGCTGGGGTGGGCGTACCTGCCGGTCCCCGTCGGCACCGGCCTTCTCGCCGTCCGGCTCCTCGTGGAGCTCGTAAAACGAGGCGCGCCAAGCGCCCTTGCCACCAACACAGGAGGAGACATCAATGAAATTTAA